Below is a window of Camelina sativa cultivar DH55 chromosome 11, Cs, whole genome shotgun sequence DNA.
aacccaaaaaaataaaaataaaataacagatTTTGCTTAATCTGGTTTGTTTAGCATATAATCTAGTTTTGATTcgtatcaatattttcttttacccAACAAGGCAACAACTAACAAAACCCAGTTGCTACTAAAAtagaatttaaacaaaaaaaaaaaaaaaaacttgatagagaaacagagaagaagaagattgaaaagATCGAGACTTTTGGGGAGGTGGtggaaccaaaacaaaaaaaaggtcagagaagatattttttttgggtgagaTGACGTGGCATAAGTAGCCTACGTGCAATGTGGGACTCGAGTGGTGACGTGGACAAAATCAAAAGCTTAGATCATGTGCATCAGCGTAGTTTTGTCCCGTCCTTCagtataaaaattttaaatttaaatagaaatgaaacaattattaaagaaaCGTTCCTCCAAAGGGGACGTATTTTTCTCCGTCCTTTGTTACAAGTGGCAGCGTCTAAATTTGGTTTCGTAGCGAAGATTCAGACGATGGGTTCCATCGAAGAAGAGCAAAGACCTCTCATCGAAGAAGGTTTAATTTCACAGGTTTGTTCAATTTCTGATCAGTTAGGTTTAGCTAATTTTGATTTCGCATGTTTAGGTTTCTGctgaattccaaaaaaaaaaaaatctgggcTTTAGGTTGATCTTATGCTTTTCATTTATGGGTTTATTGAGATAGTTTCTGGGTAATCACTGTTTTATTTGATCCGAGTGTTGTTCTCATGATCGTTTTTATATTTAGGTGATGATTCCaatgttttgtgattttgttttggaacCAGGAAGCAAAATTGTATGCTGAAGATGGTTCGGTGGACTTTAATGGAACCCACCATTGAAGGAGAAAACATGGAACTGGAAAGCTTGTCCTTTCATTCTTGGTAATGAATGCTGTGAGAGGCTAGCTTACTATGGTATTGTTGGGAATATTATCACTTACCTCACTACTAAGCTACATCAAGGAAACGTTTCCGCTGCTACAAATGTTACTACATGGCAAGGGACTTGTTATCTTACTCCTCTCATTGGAGCTATCTTAGCCGATGCTTACTGGGGAAGATACTTGACTACTACTATAACTACTATAAGACTAATTGTAGCATTTTATAGCTCTGTATGTTGGTTATAGAGCAGCTAATGAAACACAAGACAAGAACTCTGCTATTGCTGGAAGTAGAAAAATCGAGCATACCAATGATAGCAAGTAAAAAACTTTCAATCCGCTTCATTAACTTTTGAGGAACGTAtagctttgtttggtttgacaaGGTAACTGGTGTGATGCAGGTATCTTAACAAAGCCATTGTTATCTCAGAAGAAGAGTCTATCGAGTTTTGTATTTGCTAATGTTCTTGCCTTTAGTTTACACTTACGTCTCTGTGTGTCATGATCTTCTCAATTTGGCAACCAAATATGTTGTTTTTCCTTGACGTACTTGTTTGCACCCAGTCAGGCTTCAGTCTGCAACCTGTAAGTGCAGATACCTCTCCTGTACTTATTGCTTTTCTTGTTTTACCATCAGATATTGCATCCTTGCTTTCGAATTCTTGATGATGCTTACGTTGTTGCTGGGTTTTTATGCAGAAACCTTTCTTTTCAAACTTTGGAGCCATTGTCACTTTTTCAGTGCTTGGAACTTTTGTAGCTTCCATGGTTACTGGATTGATTTTGTTCCTGGTTTTTACTAATTGAAGATATGAACCATGGTGGCAGCATTTGTGGTTCTGCAACTTGTTTACAGTCACAGAATGCTGAAAACGTTTTGatatgaatttgtttgttttgtttaatcacTTGAGCTGATATTACTCTGATAAGTTTATGCTGCTCAGTGTAGTAGTCTAGAGAAACTATCTAGAATGTTTTGAACTGAAACTGTAAACGGTGATTGATTATATTGTAGAATGAACCTTGACTCGTTTCTTTGCTTCTCCTACTTGCAGGGACTGCAGTTCAAATGGCTCTTTTCTCTGCTCTTGCCGTCAGTTATTCAGGTAACTTAACTAAGCAATAGTCAAGTGTGATTTAGCTTCGTATGGCTGGCGATGACCTTTGATGCTTTCTCTTGTGTCTCATTGTAGTTATATTGCATGCTGGGGGACCAAAATGTGAGGGACACCAATGCCCAtaccaaacttaagaaactctgaaaataatcttattatatttgagggaccaaaatctgagggacaccaatgcccatgctcttAGACTGTGAAGGTTGTTTGGTTAAGTTACCTAAACCGAATCTTTTAACTTACATTTTTTTGACTTTAAATTAGTAAATGTTTTGGATATACATAGAACTATGATTTCCCCCGATTTTCTCAGAATATTCTTACTTCTTAGCGTCGATCATGATTACGGAGATTTGCTTTGTTGTTAcactattatatataaatctaataaATCTCATACTACAGTAAACCTGGTGGATTGTGAAATGAACTTCCATGGCGTTTATCGCGCTAATGTGAAACGTCAGTTTTACAAGCTTTACTTCAGAGGTTTGGAAAGTGAAACGCCATTCTCGGTTACACGGCTTGAGGTTAAAATTTGCGACCAGGAGAATAATCTGGTGTTCAACACTAATGAACCGCTTCGTCACCATTGCATGACGATTTCCGTAGAGGAGGCTGATGTTAGGGCTTTGATGCGTGGTCTAGAAGAAGCCGCTAAGTTAGGGATCAATCACATCAAAATATATTGTCGTCTCCCTCAGATTTTCAAATACGTAAGAttcacttttcttttccttaataTCTGTATACTTATAATATTAGGAAATGGAATTGATGATGTAACAcgttgatttgatttttaatatagttaTGGGAAACATCGTATCCCAAGGAGAATGTGATTGTTTTGCTAATGCATGATGTGATGAAAGCTATGAGAAAGCGATTCATGTCTAGCATTCCTGTTGAGATGTTCTTTGATAATTCTAAGATTATCTACAGAACCTTTATGATAAAGAGGTGGacggaagaaaagaaaagtttaacgcaagagaagagaagtttcacagaagaaaagaaaagtttcacGGTAGAGAATAACAGTTTCACGGAAGAGAGTTTCATGGAAGAGACTTGCGATATCTGTTTCGACGACATTGATACTTATTTCATGTTTCCTGCTTGTGCACAAGGTCATAGATTTTGCTTAACTTGTGTGAAAGCACATATCGAGGTGAAGCTTCGTGATAGAAAGATACCGACATGTCCTCAGTATCGCTGTAACTCTCAGCTATCTATGGATGTATGTGGGGAGATATTGACTGAAAAGCAGAGTTTGATGTGGAAGCTGATGATTAGAGAGGTTTCGATGCCTCATAGTCAGAGAGTTTACTGTCCATACCAAAAATGCTCGTATCTAATGTCCAAAACCGagcttttttctttaatttataacctctataaattaatactctataaattaataatcactataaattaataaattttgctggtcccaagtcgggccagtgtaaaaattaacaatattcgataagataataagataataatttttttgaaatctcaatgtaaaatatggtcccaataatatcataaattaataatcatgtaaatttatatatatatatactgatataatagtgtctgtttctcctaaaactcatttctatagaacatttgtaatgttgtattttcaaactataatgatatctctaaaatattttataacatgtcatacaaataattaaattttaaagttttaatttttagatatgcatcatttacaatttgataattagacagattattaaaatatgagaattaatattattattattcataaatttgaatttatgtatgtcatgtgtataagtcaatttgtttatagtatttgtaatttattgtcaataatgctttataaatattacaagttcaattcctaaaccataaaatttataacatccgaaagtttaatcttattttgctataattgttccaattcataattttaaaaaaaaacaattaaaaatatatctataaattaatatcactataaattaataaaatgtcttggtcccaacattattaatttatagaggttttactgtatttgcTGGGACTGGACGTAGGAGATGCTTCAGTTGTGGTGGCGACTTCTGTATCAACTGCAAAGTTCCGTGGCATAGTCTGCTAAGCTGCAGCTTTTACAAGATGTTGCAAATTGAAAACGATGATGCGGAGCTAAAGTCTCTAGCAAATCATAAACAGTGGCGTCAATGTGATAACTGCCAACACATGGTTGAACGTTCTTCCGGATGCGACCGCATAACTTGCAGGTACGTATACTACCTCTTTGATAGCAACATATTGTCGTTCAGATAAcacaattatataaaaacatttagTGCTTCCTTTGTTACCTTTCAGGTGTGGATATTCTTTTACCTACACCTATGGAGCTAAACCGATCCCCTTAACCGAATTCAATGAGGGTCTTGGTGGTGAGATAGCTGCGCTTATCGTATATTTGATGTTAATTTTTATGGTGGTATCACTGGTTGTGCTGTTTGGCTAGACTCTGGAttgaataataattacaatCTCGGTTTggtattatcttcttctttttctttcttttttggttagttGCAGTTAGAGGTAATAATAAAGTTCAAATTCTTACCCCTCGAATCCAATCCCAAGAAAATACTAATCTAGTATTGTTGAATGTGaccaaaaaaatactaattacTCTAATTTAGTTcattgacaagaaaaaatgaacaaaatctaatatagtttattgacaaaaaaaaaactcaaggtttataAATGCAAGCACTACTGCGAAGTTGAGTTCGTTGTTTACGAAGATCCTCCAATCGAAAGGGTTTGATTTACGCTTCTCTGCTCAAACTTGACTTGTTTCTTACGGTTTCTTCTTACGGTCATTGATGAAGTCAGCAAGAATCAACATTTTAAATAGATATTTGGTTTGTGTTAGCATTACTGAAAATTTTGATCTGATTTTTGTGTGATTATATCATCTGGagaatttgtgtgtgtgtgtgtgtgtgtgtgtgcgtatTTTTGCAGAATCTGATATTAGAATATCCACCAAATGGTAAAACATGTTTTGGATTTCATTCATGTTACTTTATTTACAACTTctgattttgaaatatatgtttACAATATAATCTTGAGAGAGTTCTTTGGCCTTCAATTTATTATAGCCCAAATGTATAAATACTCCGAAACAGAGTCAAATATAGTTGAAACGCTCCGAAACAGAGTCAAATATAGCAAAGCTCTTTAGTTgctatttttccttttttgaaaagaaaccaagttaatttgatttttgtggCTAAATTGTAATTCAACTTCTTCGTAGAACGTTGTAGATTGTACGAAATTCTCTACttgtttccattttattttccaaatacaAGTAGTAAAATCATAAAGTTACCAAAAGGAAAAGGAATAATGTAAATCCGACTTGTGTTGTAACtaggaaaaggaaaactaacaaaagacCCTAAAACTTCATCTATAAATACTATTTAGCATATCACCACAGATCCAACAATCTCATCATTCACAATTCTCTCATTCTCAAAAACCACACAACAAATTTATTAAAGGAAACCTTTTCTGTATATCATCAATGGCAGTCGCTGGTGATACCTTTTCAATGTCGACCTTGTTCGATGCTTTACCATACCCTAATGGAATCTCCGGTTCCGTTCCTCCTCCGGGGTTCGCCCCACGCGCCTCCGCCACTCACTTGCACGCAGCGATGTTCAACCTAATGACTTGCTGCGACGGTATGTCCTCCTTTAAAGAGATGATCGCAACGTTAGACAAAACAGAGCTTCATAGGATGGCTTCTTCGCTGACGTCAGACTCCGACTACTTCATGGCGATCGTCACAAACAAGCACGGCTCGAGACGCGTGCAGAAGCTCCTCGGCAAATCAGATGACGCTGACGCGCTCTTCTGCGCCGCTATCTTGCGCCGCTTCCTCCACATCACGACCGACAAATACGCATCCTACGTGACGATACGAGCCATGGTCGTTTTTGATGAGGACATGAAGAAGGCAATGTACGAGAAGGTTCTCTACTACGCTCTCGACCTAGCGCGTGACCAACACGGCTGCATCGCCCTCAACGATATCATAACCGATGCCGATGATCCTTACTACAGAGATCAGATACTAGACTTGGTCGCATACAACGCTCTCTGCCTAAGCAACGACGCTTCAGGGAACTTTGTGGTCCAACGTGTGCTTGCATTGAAAGACTTGCGTACCATGCACAACATCGCGGTTAGTCTCTGTGGCCATTGCATTGACCTCTCGTTTAAGAAGTATGGAAGCTACATCGTGgagaagcttctggaggtggATCATGAGTCGATGGTAGTGGTGGTTGTGGAGCTTTTGGAGTGCGATGGAGACAGGTTGATGAGGCTGGCGAGGAATGAGTATGGGAATTTCGTGGTGTGCAACGCACTGAAATCGACGAAGATGTCTAGGATTGATCTGTTTTGGTGTTTGGTGCAGAAGCTCATGCCTTTTATCCATCTCTTGCGTAGATCTCACGGAAGCAACATTGCAAACATCTTGGAATCGCTTAAGCTTCGTTACTGACTTTAGTATTAGTATCTCGGTGTTTACGTCTGAAGATAGTTACAACACATAAACTGTTCGGGTGTTTAAGGTAGTTACATAATTCTTGTAAGAAATGGTTTTGGAGTTTTGGTGTTTAATTAAGGTTTTCTGATAAGCAAGGTTGAGTTTTTATAACAATTTGAAAAAACGCAAATTAAGTGGCTATTACGTCTCGTCTTGTGAATTGTTAATTCCGAAAGTTTGGGGAAGCTATTTAAGGTAGTTACATAATTCTTGTAAGAAATGGTTTTGGAGTTTTGGTGTTTAATTAAGGTTTTCTGATAAGCAAGGTTGAGTTTTAATAACAATTTGAAAAAACGCAAATTAAATGGCTATTACGTCTCTTCTTGTGAATTGTTAATTCCGAAAGTTTGGGGAAgctaaaacaaaccaaattagGAGATGAAAACTTACGTTAGTTATCTACAAGTAATGACGGTAACGTCGGTAAGTAAACACAAACTTGGGTCATTCGTTGGAGATTCTCACAGGAATATGTACGTGTACTCGGCTGCAAGCTTTATCGGCAATTAGTTACTGATTGTTGCAGGACGGTTtattggctttttttttgtaaacgaAAACACATAATTACTCTCTGTTTAAATTACccttactttaaaatattaataaaaatatacagtaCTAAAGTACTTTGTATTAAAATCAGCATAATTGAAAAACCGCACGAAAAAGATGGCCAACTTGAAATTGCAGTGTCACATCGTACCAGAAACAATATTcattttctgaataataaacTCATATGATCATGGACTTTGTGGACAACtattgataatttaaatatattatctgtgatttgtttttattcaacTTAAATTTAAAGAAGTTTTCAttactaaaagaaaatagtaTATCATAGCAACAACCGGGTTTTATAATGATATAATCCTATAACTCAAGTCTGAAGGTAAGAAAACACTGAGTGGAAAAGCTTCCAAACCACAATGGCACAATGCTAGTGAATCTGTGTTCTAGGGAATGTTACTAAATTCTAAATAGACAAATCTTGAACAAAAAGCCTTTAACCGAAGTGTGATAAATTAGGTATGTAGAGGTTTTccccaaaaaaatagaaaaaagaagaagagaaaataatattatacatCCATCAAAAGAAGATAGGACATGAGGCGTCCACGTCTATAGtgtatgtttaatatatttatgtttttacaaAGAAATGATTGATAGTATTTATTAGAGAaaatgacaacaacaaaaaagaaaaaaa
It encodes the following:
- the LOC104729010 gene encoding pumilio homolog 18-like; the encoded protein is MAVAGDTFSMSTLFDALPYPNGISGSVPPPGFAPRASATHLHAAMFNLMTCCDGMSSFKEMIATLDKTELHRMASSLTSDSDYFMAIVTNKHGSRRVQKLLGKSDDADALFCAAILRRFLHITTDKYASYVTIRAMVVFDEDMKKAMYEKVLYYALDLARDQHGCIALNDIITDADDPYYRDQILDLVAYNALCLSNDASGNFVVQRVLALKDLRTMHNIAVSLCGHCIDLSFKKYGSYIVEKLLEVDHESMVVVVVELLECDGDRLMRLARNEYGNFVVCNALKSTKMSRIDLFWCLVQKLMPFIHLLRRSHGSNIANILESLKLRY